From Camelina sativa cultivar DH55 chromosome 20, Cs, whole genome shotgun sequence, the proteins below share one genomic window:
- the LOC104769315 gene encoding polynucleotide 5'-hydroxyl-kinase NOL9 has product MSEAEKKLPFIPEEWSDAASSVSCSSLQPVIALVCGPKNSGKSTFSRNLVEVLLQRYKRVAYLDTDVGQPEFTAPGFLSLTVVDKSILESDWTVPCVKTPERCFFYGDVSSKRDPKAYLRYVYTLFDYYQLYFCKSSENKTELPLVINTPGWVKGIGYDLLVDVLRYVSPSHVVKINISAYNKNLPAGLFWLDGNDDETAHLIEIQSAYKDRYNRSVLIHKDGHLMRDMRIIAYFKQCIKGKEVNTIKELTHELASHTPYEVPISSLTINHLHCQIPSTEVYYSLNASIVGLGVSNDVFEDLPSCVGLGIVRGIDTERGILYVITPVPENVVENVDLLLQGYIQIPTCLLEVKDYRSPYLSANVLAST; this is encoded by the exons ATGTCGGAAGCAGAAAAGAAGTTGCCTTTCATACCAGAGGAATGGTCGGATGCAGCAAGTTCTGTTTCCTGCAGTTCGTTGCAACCTGTTATAGCTTTGGTCTGTGGCCCTAAAAACAGTGGCAAGAGCACATTTTCACGCAACCTTGTTGAAGTTCTTCTCCAAAG ATACAAAAGGGTTGCTTATTTGGACACTGATGTTGGCCAGCCTGAATTTACTGCACCTGGTTTTCTTTCTCTCACAGTTGTCGATAAATCAATTCTAG AATCGGATTGGACAGTTCCATGCGTTAAGACACCTGAAAG ATGCTTCTTCTATGGTGATGTTTCTTCAAAGAGGGATCCAAAGGCATatttaagatatgtatataccTTATTCGATTACTACCAGCTATACTTCTGCAAGTCTAGCGAGAACAAAACTGAATTGCCGCTTGTCATTAATACACCTGGATGGGTTAAAG GAATTGGATATGATTTATTGGTGGACGTACTGAGATATGTTTCACCTTCCCATGTTGTGAAAATCAACATCTCTGCTTACAACAAGAACCTACCAGCTGGGTTGTTCTGGTTAGACGGTAATGATGATGAGACAGCTCACTTGATAGAGATTCAATCTGCTTACAAAGACAGATATAACCGATC CGTTTTAATACATAAGGACGGTCACTTGATGAGGGACATGCGTATAATCGCCTACTTCAAGCAATGCATTAAAGGAAAAGAAGTAAACACGATCAAAGAACTAACCCATGAACTCGCTTCACATACTCCTTATGAAGTTCCAATATCGAGTTTGACAATCAACCATCTGCATTGTCAg ATCCCAAGTACCGAAGTGTATTATAGTTTGAATGCTTCCATTGTTGGTTTGGGAGTTAGCAACGACGTGTTTGAAGATTTGCCATCATGTGTAGGTCTTG GAATCGTGAGGGGAATTGACACAGAGAGAGGAATCTTGTATGTGATCACACCAGTTCCAGAAAACGTAGTTGAGAATGTGGATCTTCTATTGCAAGGCTATATTCAGATACCTACTTGCCTTTTAGAGGTGAAGGATTACAGGTCGCCATATTTATCTGCCAACGTCTTAGCTTCCAcctaa
- the LOC104769316 gene encoding probable receptor-like protein kinase At1g80640 isoform X1 — MRQLVITALVLLQGYVLHQSTCVVSLTSQHSLPPQPSAFTPGLSPGYNKGEKGLHKQDSNNNMRLVILLAAAFSVVGIILVCCLLYWVCHRRRNLKGSGCGCSGFTSSKTLDKKTTKQGMVSLMDYDMIEKGTSGFKESNILGQGGFGCVYIATLENNTQAAVKKLDCANEEAAKEYKSEVEILSKLKHPNIISLLGYSTNDTARFIVYELMPNVSLESHLHGASHGSTITWPMRMKIALDVSRGLEYLHEHCHPAIIHRDLKSSNILLDSNFNAKISDFGLAVVDGPKNKIHKLSGTVGYVAPEYLLDGKLTEKSDVYAFGVVLLELLLGKKPVEKLAPGECQSIITWAMPYLTDRTKLPGVIDPAIKDTMDLKHLYQVAAVALLCVQPEPSYRPLITDVLHSLIPLVPMELGGTLKTIKSTSSMDHC; from the exons atgagaCAATTAGTTATTACAGCTCTTGTTTTACTACAAGGTTATGTTCTTCATCAATCCACATGTGTTGTGTCCCTCACTTCACAACACTCTCTTCCTCCTCAACCTTCTGCTTTCACTCCTGGCTTATCTCCTG GTTATAATAAGGGAGAGAAGGGATTGCATAAACAAGATAGTAACAACAACATGAGACTCGTTATTTTACTTGCAGCTGCTTTTTCCGTTGTTGGTATAATATTAGTTTGCTGTCTGCTTTATTGGGTTTGCCACAGGAGAAGGAACCTTAAGGGCTCAG gcTGTGGATGTAGTGGATTCACATCCTCAAAAACACTAGATAAGAAAACTACAAAGCAGGGAATGGTGTCGCTGATGGATTACGATATGATAGAAAAGGGAACTAGTGGTTTTAAGGAGAGTAACATTTTGGGTCAAGGTGGGTTTGGGTGTGTATATATAGCCACATTAGAAAACAACACTCAAGCTGCGGTTAAGAAGCTAGACTGTGCCAATGAAGAAGCAGCTAAGGAATATAAG AGTGAGGTTGAGATATTGAGTAAGCTCAAGCACCCGAATATAATATCGCTCTTAGGTTATAGCACGAATGATACTGCACGCTTTATCGTCTATGAGCTGATGCCAAACGTTTCTCTTGAATCTCACTTGCACG GAGCTTCTCATGGTTCGACGATCACATGGCCTATGAGGATGAAGATTGCTCTTGATGTATCAAG GGGATTAGAATATTTGCATGAACATTGTCATCCAGCGATTATTCACAGGGACTTGAAATCCTCCAACATATTATTGGATAGTAATTTCAATGCTAAG ATTTCAGATTTTGGTCTTGCTGTTGTTGATGGTCCAAAGAACAAGATCCATAAACTTTCAGGGACAGTTGGCTATGTTGCACCAGAGTATCTTCTAGACG GCAAATTGACAGAAAAGAGCGATGTGTATGCTTTTGGAGTAGTGTTGTTAGAGCTTTTACTTGGGAAAAAGCCTGTGGAGAAACTAGCTCCCGGTGAATGCCAATCCATCATCACTTGG GCAATGCCTTATCTCACTGATAGAACCAAGTTACCAGGCGTCATAGATCCTGCGATTAAAGACACAATGGATTTAAAACACCTTTACCAG GTAGCAGCAGTGGCGCTTTTGTGCGTGCAGCCAGAACCGAGTTACAGGCCATTGATTACAGACGTCTTGCATTCTCTTATACCTTTGGTTCCAATGGAACTTGGTGGAACCTTAAAAACCATCAAATCTACTTCTTCCATGGATCACTGTTAA
- the LOC104769316 gene encoding probable receptor-like protein kinase At1g80640 isoform X2 — MRLVILLAAAFSVVGIILVCCLLYWVCHRRRNLKGSGCGCSGFTSSKTLDKKTTKQGMVSLMDYDMIEKGTSGFKESNILGQGGFGCVYIATLENNTQAAVKKLDCANEEAAKEYKSEVEILSKLKHPNIISLLGYSTNDTARFIVYELMPNVSLESHLHGASHGSTITWPMRMKIALDVSRGLEYLHEHCHPAIIHRDLKSSNILLDSNFNAKISDFGLAVVDGPKNKIHKLSGTVGYVAPEYLLDGKLTEKSDVYAFGVVLLELLLGKKPVEKLAPGECQSIITWAMPYLTDRTKLPGVIDPAIKDTMDLKHLYQVAAVALLCVQPEPSYRPLITDVLHSLIPLVPMELGGTLKTIKSTSSMDHC, encoded by the exons ATGAGACTCGTTATTTTACTTGCAGCTGCTTTTTCCGTTGTTGGTATAATATTAGTTTGCTGTCTGCTTTATTGGGTTTGCCACAGGAGAAGGAACCTTAAGGGCTCAG gcTGTGGATGTAGTGGATTCACATCCTCAAAAACACTAGATAAGAAAACTACAAAGCAGGGAATGGTGTCGCTGATGGATTACGATATGATAGAAAAGGGAACTAGTGGTTTTAAGGAGAGTAACATTTTGGGTCAAGGTGGGTTTGGGTGTGTATATATAGCCACATTAGAAAACAACACTCAAGCTGCGGTTAAGAAGCTAGACTGTGCCAATGAAGAAGCAGCTAAGGAATATAAG AGTGAGGTTGAGATATTGAGTAAGCTCAAGCACCCGAATATAATATCGCTCTTAGGTTATAGCACGAATGATACTGCACGCTTTATCGTCTATGAGCTGATGCCAAACGTTTCTCTTGAATCTCACTTGCACG GAGCTTCTCATGGTTCGACGATCACATGGCCTATGAGGATGAAGATTGCTCTTGATGTATCAAG GGGATTAGAATATTTGCATGAACATTGTCATCCAGCGATTATTCACAGGGACTTGAAATCCTCCAACATATTATTGGATAGTAATTTCAATGCTAAG ATTTCAGATTTTGGTCTTGCTGTTGTTGATGGTCCAAAGAACAAGATCCATAAACTTTCAGGGACAGTTGGCTATGTTGCACCAGAGTATCTTCTAGACG GCAAATTGACAGAAAAGAGCGATGTGTATGCTTTTGGAGTAGTGTTGTTAGAGCTTTTACTTGGGAAAAAGCCTGTGGAGAAACTAGCTCCCGGTGAATGCCAATCCATCATCACTTGG GCAATGCCTTATCTCACTGATAGAACCAAGTTACCAGGCGTCATAGATCCTGCGATTAAAGACACAATGGATTTAAAACACCTTTACCAG GTAGCAGCAGTGGCGCTTTTGTGCGTGCAGCCAGAACCGAGTTACAGGCCATTGATTACAGACGTCTTGCATTCTCTTATACCTTTGGTTCCAATGGAACTTGGTGGAACCTTAAAAACCATCAAATCTACTTCTTCCATGGATCACTGTTAA